CCGCGGCGGCGACGGGCTACACGCTGGGCGGCCCGGACCGCGTGTTCGCCGGTGGGCTCGACGCCGAGCAGGCGCGATGGACCGCGCGGATCGGCGGGCCGTTCGCAGCCCGGTGAGGTGTTCGACGTGCTGCCTGACGAGCACCCGTGCCGGGTGCTGGTGTCACACATGGCCGGGGAGGAGCTCGGAGGTGCCGGCGACGAGCGAGCCCGTCGTCGGAGCCGAGCGCGCCGCGTAGAAGCAGTAGGCGACGCGTCCGCCCTCGTCGTCCCACTGGCTGCTGTGGGGCCACGCGATGTAGTGGCGGTAGCTCTCCGGGCTCGTCGCCTGCTCGCCCGGCGCGGTGCCGAACGCGTGGTTCGCGTGCATGCACGCCGCCTCGATCTCGGCGAGCTCGGTCCAGTCGGACTCGTCGAACGGCTCGGTCAGGGCGACGGTGGCGCTCAGCTCCGTGAGGTGCGGCCGCTCGCAGTCGACCTCGTGCAGGTCGGACATGTCGTCGGCGCCAGGAACCTCCGTGTAGCACGTCCCGGGCGGCAACCCGAGAGGCAGCGTGAACTCCTCCTCGGCGGTGCCGGCCGTCGGCGAGGGCAGCACGGACAGCTGGCCGTCGATCTGCTCGAGCCTGTCCATCGTCGGGAGCAGGGCGAAGCCCACCATGACGGAACCGGCCACCGCGAGGACGGCGACGAGGATGAGCCGCGTGCGCACGCCGCGGAGACGCCGCCTCTGCGCATCGGTGAGGTTGTCGGTCAGGCCGTCGGGCCACGGGGTCCGGTCTGTGAGCATGACGCAGGACCGTAGCGACATGACGACCGGGTCGTCCCGAGTTCTCCACAGGGGGTGCCGCGCGGCACGCCGGTGGCGGCCGCACCGACCACGTCGTGAGCGTGCCAGAGTGTGCGCGTGACGCTGCTGCTGCCCGAGCCCCGGTTCCCCGACCCGTCCGACGCGCCGAG
The sequence above is a segment of the Cellulomonas palmilytica genome. Coding sequences within it:
- a CDS encoding septum formation family protein gives rise to the protein MLTDRTPWPDGLTDNLTDAQRRRLRGVRTRLILVAVLAVAGSVMVGFALLPTMDRLEQIDGQLSVLPSPTAGTAEEEFTLPLGLPPGTCYTEVPGADDMSDLHEVDCERPHLTELSATVALTEPFDESDWTELAEIEAACMHANHAFGTAPGEQATSPESYRHYIAWPHSSQWDDEGGRVAYCFYAARSAPTTGSLVAGTSELLPGHV